The following proteins are co-located in the Streptomyces sp. NBC_00435 genome:
- a CDS encoding ABC transporter ATP-binding protein, translating to MAAQYITGSGSGIDGVPRLAAKGVTVGYGDRTVIDALDVTIPVGVVTTIIGPNGCGKSTLLRTLSRLLKPTSGSVVLDGEDIARLRTRDVAKKLGLLPQAPVAPEGLTVADLVARGRHPHQSWLRQWSSDDASVVERALAMTGVADLADRPVDALSGGQRQRVWISMTLAQGTDLLLLDEPTTYLDLAHAIDVLDLVDDLHESGCTVVMVLHDLNLAARYSDNLIVMKAGSVLAQGHPRDVLTAELLHEAFGLRAMVIDDPVGDRPLVVPIGRTHVQSPVGPNEILTT from the coding sequence ATGGCCGCTCAGTACATCACCGGGTCCGGGTCCGGGATCGACGGCGTCCCGCGGTTGGCGGCCAAGGGTGTCACGGTGGGGTACGGGGACCGGACCGTCATCGACGCACTGGACGTGACGATCCCGGTGGGCGTGGTGACCACGATCATCGGCCCCAACGGCTGCGGCAAGTCGACCCTGTTGCGGACCCTGTCGCGGCTGCTCAAGCCGACCAGCGGATCCGTCGTCCTGGACGGCGAGGACATCGCCCGGCTGCGGACCAGGGACGTGGCCAAGAAGCTCGGCCTGCTGCCGCAGGCGCCGGTCGCGCCGGAGGGCCTGACCGTGGCCGACCTGGTCGCCAGGGGCCGCCATCCGCACCAGAGCTGGCTGCGTCAGTGGTCCTCGGACGACGCCTCCGTCGTGGAGCGCGCGCTGGCCATGACCGGGGTGGCCGACCTGGCCGACCGTCCCGTCGACGCGCTCTCCGGGGGGCAGCGTCAACGTGTCTGGATCTCCATGACCCTTGCACAGGGAACCGATCTGCTGCTGCTCGACGAGCCCACCACCTACCTGGACCTGGCGCACGCCATCGACGTGCTGGACCTGGTCGACGACCTGCACGAATCGGGATGCACGGTGGTCATGGTGCTGCACGACCTCAACCTGGCCGCGCGGTACAGCGACAACCTGATCGTGATGAAGGCGGGTTCGGTCCTGGCGCAGGGTCACCCGCGCGACGTGCTGACGGCTGAGCTGCTGCACGAGGCATTCGGCCTGCGTGCCATGGTGATTGACGATCCGGTGGGCGACCGGCCGCTCGTCGTGCCCATCGGCCGGACCCATGTCCAGAGTCCGGTCGGCCCAAACGAGATCCTTACAACTTAG
- a CDS encoding iron-siderophore ABC transporter substrate-binding protein, with protein MLIDRTTRMTPWRRLAATVSVAALGVGLLTGCGSDSADKDKKDDSANAPAAAGAFPVTVEHAFGSTEVKKAPKRVVSVGYTDDQNILAFGIKPVGMVDQYPNPAGQSPDINTQWPWVKDKWGDAKPEVIMNNGDTGPNFEKIAALRPDLIIAVYSEIDQAAYDKLSKIAPTVGRTKTEKEPFSAPWQDNALHIAKALGKADEGKAMVQGIQDKLAAVKKAHPEFANQTAVSLSWYKDAVNPFTTTDVRGQLLTGMGFKGQTEIDKIAGSSFSTALSPERMDLVDVDRVFVINDKADTDALKKFDLFTNLKVSKANKVSYLLDSEGPAAGAAMSQATLPSLPFAIDELVKSVG; from the coding sequence ATGCTCATCGATCGAACGACACGTATGACCCCCTGGCGGCGGCTGGCGGCGACCGTGTCCGTCGCGGCCCTGGGCGTAGGCCTCCTCACGGGTTGCGGTTCCGACTCGGCGGACAAGGACAAGAAGGACGACAGCGCCAACGCCCCCGCGGCCGCCGGCGCGTTCCCGGTCACGGTTGAGCACGCATTCGGATCCACCGAGGTCAAGAAGGCCCCCAAGCGGGTCGTTTCCGTCGGTTACACCGACGACCAGAACATCCTCGCGTTCGGCATCAAGCCGGTCGGCATGGTCGACCAGTACCCGAACCCGGCGGGTCAGAGCCCCGACATCAACACCCAGTGGCCCTGGGTGAAGGACAAGTGGGGCGACGCCAAGCCCGAGGTCATCATGAACAACGGTGACACCGGCCCCAACTTCGAGAAGATCGCGGCCCTGCGGCCCGACCTGATCATCGCGGTCTACTCCGAGATCGACCAGGCCGCCTACGACAAGCTGTCGAAGATCGCCCCGACGGTCGGCCGCACGAAGACCGAGAAGGAGCCCTTCAGCGCTCCGTGGCAGGACAACGCCCTCCACATCGCCAAGGCGCTCGGCAAGGCCGACGAGGGCAAGGCGATGGTCCAGGGCATCCAGGACAAGCTCGCCGCGGTCAAGAAGGCGCACCCCGAGTTCGCCAACCAGACCGCCGTCTCGCTGTCCTGGTACAAGGACGCGGTCAATCCCTTCACCACCACCGACGTCCGCGGTCAGCTCCTGACCGGCATGGGCTTCAAGGGCCAGACCGAGATCGACAAGATCGCGGGCAGCAGCTTCTCCACCGCGCTCTCCCCGGAGCGCATGGACCTCGTCGACGTCGACCGCGTCTTCGTCATCAATGACAAGGCCGACACGGACGCCCTGAAGAAGTTCGACCTCTTCACCAACCTGAAGGTGTCCAAGGCCAACAAGGTGTCCTACCTGCTCGACAGCGAGGGCCCGGCGGCCGGCGCGGCCATGTCGCAGGCCACCCTGCCCTCCCTGCCGTTCGCGATCGACGAGCTCGTCAAGTCGGTCGGCTAG
- a CDS encoding ABC transporter ATP-binding protein, which produces MSTTDTRVAPATLRTTTGREAARWVAANCRTMPWLTSAALLSTVAGAALQMLPVLLLGRVVDGVVGGEPPSILVRIGVLMVAAALLGAAATAVSAYLIGRLGADLLAHLREGAVRAVLGMPSARIEQVGRGDVLSRVGDDVAVLSKGIRSAIPTVFSAGVLVAIATVGMFGLDWRLGLAGACALPAYALALRWYLPRSAPLYQKRAVAQADRAQALISGLNGIDTVRAYRLEEDFREKVASDSRRVRDLGVEVFRFFGRFVGRENRAEFIGLVLILVVGYVLLETGSATIGQVSAAPLVFHRLFTPLGAIMFTFDEAQKSGASLTRLVGVLGESAEERLVGDSTVAPADSAPYSVEVEGLTFSYPGAEGPVLRDVSLTIPAGGSLALVGATGAGKSTLAALIAGIGTPQAGSVRVGSTDIADLDEAGARALVSILTQETHVFSGPLADDLRLAAPAATDCELAAALRTVGADEWVDALPDGLYALVGEGGERLDVTKVAQIALARLVLGRAPVVVLDESTAEAGSEGAAELERAVLAACAGRTTLFVAHRLTQAVAADRIAVLDAGRVVEQGTHGELVALGGRYARLWRAWRDGS; this is translated from the coding sequence GTGAGCACCACGGATACGCGTGTCGCCCCGGCCACCCTGCGCACGACGACCGGACGTGAAGCAGCCCGATGGGTAGCGGCCAACTGCCGCACGATGCCCTGGCTGACGTCCGCCGCCCTGCTCAGCACGGTGGCCGGGGCGGCGCTCCAGATGCTCCCGGTGCTGCTTCTCGGCCGGGTGGTCGACGGAGTGGTCGGGGGTGAACCACCTTCGATCCTGGTGCGGATCGGGGTGTTGATGGTGGCCGCCGCGCTGCTCGGCGCGGCGGCCACCGCGGTGTCGGCCTACCTGATCGGGCGGCTCGGCGCCGACCTTCTCGCGCACCTGCGTGAAGGCGCCGTCCGCGCCGTGCTGGGCATGCCCAGTGCCCGGATCGAACAGGTGGGCCGCGGTGACGTGCTCTCCCGGGTGGGCGACGACGTCGCCGTCCTGTCCAAGGGCATCCGGTCGGCCATTCCCACGGTGTTCTCCGCCGGGGTGCTGGTGGCCATCGCCACGGTCGGCATGTTCGGGCTCGACTGGCGGCTCGGGCTGGCGGGCGCCTGCGCGTTGCCGGCCTACGCACTGGCCCTGCGCTGGTACCTCCCCCGGTCCGCCCCGCTCTACCAGAAGCGCGCGGTCGCCCAGGCGGACCGCGCGCAGGCCCTGATCAGCGGTCTGAACGGCATCGACACGGTGCGGGCGTACCGCCTCGAGGAGGACTTCCGCGAGAAGGTCGCCAGCGACTCACGGCGAGTGCGGGACCTCGGGGTCGAGGTGTTCCGCTTCTTCGGCCGGTTCGTCGGCCGCGAGAACCGTGCCGAGTTCATCGGTCTGGTCCTGATCCTCGTGGTGGGCTACGTCCTGCTGGAGACCGGTTCCGCCACCATCGGCCAGGTGTCGGCGGCCCCCCTGGTGTTCCACCGCCTGTTCACCCCGCTGGGCGCCATCATGTTCACCTTCGACGAGGCGCAGAAGTCGGGCGCGAGCCTGACCCGCCTGGTCGGCGTACTGGGGGAGTCCGCGGAGGAGCGGCTGGTCGGCGACTCGACCGTCGCGCCGGCCGACAGCGCCCCGTACTCGGTGGAGGTGGAGGGGCTGACGTTCAGCTATCCCGGTGCCGAGGGGCCGGTCCTGCGGGACGTCAGCCTGACGATTCCGGCGGGCGGCTCGCTGGCCCTGGTGGGTGCGACGGGCGCCGGCAAGTCGACCCTGGCCGCACTCATCGCCGGCATCGGGACCCCGCAGGCAGGGTCGGTGCGCGTCGGGTCGACCGATATCGCCGATCTGGACGAGGCCGGGGCGAGGGCGTTGGTGAGCATCCTGACCCAGGAGACGCACGTGTTCTCCGGTCCGCTCGCCGACGACCTGCGACTGGCGGCGCCCGCGGCGACCGATTGCGAACTGGCGGCCGCGCTGCGCACCGTGGGCGCGGACGAGTGGGTCGACGCGCTGCCCGACGGGCTGTACGCGCTCGTCGGCGAGGGCGGCGAGCGCCTGGACGTCACCAAGGTCGCCCAGATCGCCCTGGCCCGGCTGGTGTTGGGCCGGGCACCCGTGGTGGTGCTCGACGAGTCGACCGCGGAGGCCGGCAGCGAAGGGGCCGCCGAGCTCGAGCGGGCCGTCCTGGCCGCGTGCGCGGGCCGGACGACGCTGTTCGTGGCCCACCGGCTGACCCAGGCGGTGGCGGCCGACCGGATCGCCGTACTGGACGCGGGACGCGTCGTGGAGCAGGGCACGCACGGGGAGTTGGTGGCCCTGGGAGGCCGCTACGCGCGACTCTGGCGGGCCTGGCGAGACGGTAGTTAG